The genomic segment AACTTCCCCAAAAGACAGCAGAGGGAGGCAGCTGTTTAGTATCATTTGTTTGTGGCTCAGTGCAATACAACACTGTATTCAAACCTTGCATCAGATACAGGATCATTAATTGCTTGTGGAACTGTTTGGGGAGAATCAATATTTAATGCCAGATATGAATAATTCTGTGGGATCTCCTGCCTTTGCATTACTAATAGATGTGAATATGGAATGGTTGCTATAATTGCTCAGAAGCACTTCCTCAAATCGGGCCTTCAAACAAGTTAACCGCCCACGCCCCCAGTACTCCTGCGAGTAGGTGAGCTGTATTTTAAGCATTAATCATTGGGGGGTGGCGGGGAAGAGGTTGAACAAGAGTACTTGGAACAGAGACCAGCCGCCCTGGATGTAGCTGGCCAGCAGGTGGCAGTGCTGAGCTGAATAAAGCTCAGCGACGGTGCTGGTGGGACACCCTTCGCCCTCCCGGGAGActccggagggggagggggcccgCCCTTAAGTTAATGAGCCTTAAGTTAATGAGCCGCTTCAGAATGCAGGCGAGAGATTTCCAATTCAGATGCGACTGAATTTGAACTAGCCCTTGCCAGGCTCTggagtccttaaaaaaaaaaatgctaaccaGAAATATATGATGGATTAATAAAGTAGCGGCAGCACTCCTGTACACGTACAGAGTGATTCCCTTCAATAGTGAGTGATCACCGCCACACAtctggggcggcggcggggggggggcggaattcTAAATCCAAAAGCATGAAGTCTTGGCAAACTtcacccgcccccccccgcccgcccctccGGCACTTTTGGTTGTTTTAAAGCCTGCAGCCGCTGGTTTTGTATAGCCGAAGGCAGAGTCAAAAGCCGCCCTCGCCTGGTTCTAGGAAAGCGCAGGACAGACGTCGAGCAGCGATCGACCGCGTCGCCCCACTTCCCAGGAGCTCAGAGGGACGGCGAGACGCGCTTGCTGCCCCCCTCCTGCGTTTGGGCGTCGACCGGCCCTGGCTCGGCTCATCCGGCGAACTTGACCAAACCCCGAGTTTCTCCAAACCCTCCTTACAACCAGcttggtacagtggttaagagcggtggtttggcgcgggGGAGTCCGATTTGGAGAAGCGGGgtggattcccccactcctccacgcgagcggcggagactaatccgGTGAGCCGGGTCGGTTGCCCCGCTCCTcggcacgaagccagctgggcgacctcgggctagtcacagctctcttcgagctctctcagccccacctacctcccagggcgcctgttgtggggaagaaaaggtgactctaagccggtttgagtctccctcccTTAAGCGGCCGAGAAAGTCGGCagatgaaaaccagctcttcttctttctgttgcttctttcctcttcttccagtGCGCAGGGCCGATATTGGGCGAACGAGTAGGCGGGATTGGCCCCGCGATCCACCACCCGTCCGGGCCATAAATAAAGAGGCTGTCGTGGTCGTCCTTGTTTTGAATCAAACAAAACTTCGATTCTCttcccaccggtgggagttttctctcccctcccctccccagatctccaggtcggGCAGCCCCGTGGTCGTGCACGGGGCGGCAGTGGCGGTGCCCGGGGCGGCCTGGGCACAGCCCTCCCCCTGGGCGCGCGGGCGGCGCCTGCCAGGGGCTGCGGGCGGGCGAGGGCGCGCGGGGCCGAGGGCTCGTGAGCGTCGCCGGCTGAGCGGCCTCGCCCACCCGCCCGAGCTGGCTGGACGCCGGCAGGACGCCCCTCCCGAAGGGATCTGCCCGGAGACGCTCAGAGCCGGGGCTGCTCCGGCGGGCTCCGGTCTTCTGCCGGGGAAGGGAGGCCTCTTCGCCCTCCCCAAAGGTTGCCATCCGGGCCGCTTTGAAGAGCCGCAACCCTTGGGAGGGGGCTGCGCCTGGaggccatggggctccttctccagccactgcctgggaCGCCGGATGGGGGCGCTTGAGGGTCAGAGGGAGCCTCCTGGAACCCCCCGGGGCACCCCCATGCCCACCATGCCACCTGGGACCCACGGTGCCTCTCGGGAGTCTCGGCTTCTGCTTTAACGCCTGGCGCACGGAGACCGACGCGGGGACGGTGCCCCAACCCAGGATGGTGCCCGGCGAGGGAGGCGGCCGGTGCCACCCTCTCTCGAACTCATGACTGTGCCGCTGGAACCGCCCTGGGAGTGGGCCTGGGTGACGAGGGAGCCTGGGAGCAACGCCGAGGCGCTTTGGGGCACCCCCATGGCCTGGCTGGGGGATGAATGGGATGGAGCCGCTCTGCAATGCTTCCAGCAACCAGAGCTGCTGGGCGCCCCCTAGCATCCCTCACTCACCTCTAGCCACGGCTCTCATCCTGCTGGCGGTGCTGACTATGGCCCTGGTGACGCTGATGGGGAACGTGTTGGTTGTGCTCGCCGTGTACACCAGCCGCGCTCTCCGGGCCCCGCAGAACCTCTTCCTGGTGTCCCTGGCTGCGGCTGACATCCTCGTCGCCACCCTCATTATCCCCTTCTCCCTGGCCAACGAGGTCATGGGCTATTGGTGCTTCAGCAGCCTTTGGTGCAGCCTCTACCTGTCGCTGGACGTGCTGTTCTGCACTGCCTCCATCATGCACCTGTGTGCCATCAGCCTGGACCGGTACTGGGCTGTCACCAGGGCTGCCCGATACAACCTCAAAAGGAGCCCCCTGAGGGTGAAGTGCATGATCGGGGCTGTGTGGGCCATCGCCGCCTTCGTCTCCCTGCCGCCGCTGTTCAAGTCGGCGTCCCAGGCCTGGGAGTGCCAGCTGCACAACGACACCTGGTACGTGCTGGCTTCCTGCACCGCCTCCTTCTATGCCCCTTGCTTCATCATGGTCGCCGTCTACTGCCGGATCTACCGGGTGGCCAAGCACAGGAACTCGATCGTCCTCGCTGCCAGGCGggcctcccaccccaccctcatcaCCGCCATCAAGTGTGACACTCTCCAAACCAACGCCCAGCCCCCTGGAGAAGTGCAGAGCCCCGATGGGGAGCAGGGccagctctctctccccctgccggGCTTGCCCCGGCCCTCTCGGCAATGGAGGGTAGAAGAAGCCGGCAACAGTAGCACCAGGCCGCAAAAGATCCAGAGGCTTTCCTGGTCGGTTCCCTCTGGCCGGCAGCACCGCAGAAGCCGGGACTTCTCCATCTCGACTAACCGACTGATGCAGGTGAGGGAGCGCAGGTTCACCTTTGTTCTGGCTGTCATCATTGGGGCTTTTGTGCTCTGCTGGTTCCCATTCTTTTTCATGTACAGCCTTGAATCCTTGTTTGGGGAAGACTGCTGCATCTCCAGGACTCTCTTCAAATTCTTCTTCTGGATTGGTTACTGCAACAGCAGCCTCAACCCCATCATCTACACCGTCTTCAACCGGGACTTCCGCCGGGCCTTCCAGTGTCTTCTGTCCCGTGCCTGCCAACTTTCATGTAGAAAATGAGGGGTTCTTCTTCAGGGCTGGGGGCTGAGAGGAGCTCTGGGGCTTGAGCC from the Euleptes europaea isolate rEulEur1 chromosome 1, rEulEur1.hap1, whole genome shotgun sequence genome contains:
- the LOC130491087 gene encoding alpha-2Db adrenergic receptor-like; this translates as MNGMEPLCNASSNQSCWAPPSIPHSPLATALILLAVLTMALVTLMGNVLVVLAVYTSRALRAPQNLFLVSLAAADILVATLIIPFSLANEVMGYWCFSSLWCSLYLSLDVLFCTASIMHLCAISLDRYWAVTRAARYNLKRSPLRVKCMIGAVWAIAAFVSLPPLFKSASQAWECQLHNDTWYVLASCTASFYAPCFIMVAVYCRIYRVAKHRNSIVLAARRASHPTLITAIKCDTLQTNAQPPGEVQSPDGEQGQLSLPLPGLPRPSRQWRVEEAGNSSTRPQKIQRLSWSVPSGRQHRRSRDFSISTNRLMQVRERRFTFVLAVIIGAFVLCWFPFFFMYSLESLFGEDCCISRTLFKFFFWIGYCNSSLNPIIYTVFNRDFRRAFQCLLSRACQLSCRK